A window of the Ignisphaera sp. genome harbors these coding sequences:
- a CDS encoding YfcE family phosphodiesterase, producing MKKEKTVLLLISDTHIPERASEIDVKIINHIKLSRYDIVVHAGDLTEEYVLDQIKHFGKYMYVVQGNMDYLDLPEEEVFDIYSIRFGVVHGDQVRPRGNIEALSTVARRLGTSILISGHTHYPFISLDSAGILHINPGSVTGVWGGGGGTMLPSFIELEVYSDGTVTVKLYELIGDKIELKRIENYRFT from the coding sequence GTGAAGAAAGAGAAAACAGTTTTATTATTGATTAGCGACACCCATATACCAGAAAGAGCCTCAGAAATCGATGTCAAAATCATCAATCATATTAAACTAAGTAGGTACGATATTGTTGTTCATGCAGGTGATTTAACAGAAGAGTATGTCCTAGACCAGATAAAACATTTTGGAAAATATATGTATGTAGTTCAAGGCAATATGGATTACCTAGATTTACCTGAGGAAGAGGTTTTCGATATATATAGTATAAGGTTTGGAGTTGTTCATGGTGATCAAGTTAGACCTAGAGGAAATATAGAGGCTCTTTCAACAGTAGCTAGAAGACTTGGAACATCGATATTAATATCAGGACATACACATTATCCATTCATATCACTTGATTCTGCAGGCATTCTACATATTAATCCAGGTTCTGTAACTGGAGTATGGGGAGGTGGTGGAGGTACAATGCTTCCATCATTTATAGAATTAGAGGTATATAGTGATGGTACAGTAACGGTAAAGCTCTACGAACTTATAGGTGACAAGATTGAACTAAAAAGAATTGAGAACTACAGATTCACGTAA